The Coffea arabica cultivar ET-39 chromosome 8e, Coffea Arabica ET-39 HiFi, whole genome shotgun sequence genome window below encodes:
- the LOC113704954 gene encoding uncharacterized protein produces the protein MFEESVSITIPSIWASMNSWFTPAVLFVLLNLMIGTIAIISTLANQKQHHNHQHQQNSQNDLHPQQPKLARSPSVLQRLRSINFYHYRSHDSSSIANHFKTTPDSDTHYGFERTHQPQNLGESHSQYIFEQAHQPQNLGESHSQYIFEQTRQEKPALFVERVQENQTHYFFQQSHEENEQGTGTHFVFQQTHEENAEENGSRFHFEQGHEENGNRSDFEQTNEENVEDEEVQTLDEVYSQLKGRGHVGRSKPDTKPIAGDVPARLPTQMKKSASMESAFKHLKEEDIVEARRPATVRETGTKSTEGDDGFDAKCDVFINNFKEQLMLQRMASIVGNKEMIGRGSGK, from the coding sequence ATGTTTGAGGAATCTGTGTCAATCACTATACCTTCGATCTGGGCATCCATGAACAGCTGGTTTACTCCTGCTGTTCTCTTTGTTCTCCTCAATCTTATGATTGGTACCATTGCAATTATTTCGACTTTAGCCAACCAGAAACAGCACCACAACCATCAGCACCAGCAAAACTCCCAAAATGATCTTCATCCTCAACAACCCAAGCTTGCTAGATCACCATCTGTTCTCCAGCGTTTGAGGTCCATAAATTTCTACCACTACAGATCCCATGATTCTAGTTCAATTGCAAACCATTTCAAAACCACCCCAGATTCAGACACCCATTACGGTTTCGAACGAACCCATCAACCCCAAAACCTCGGAGAGTCTCACTCCCAGTACATTTTTGAACAAGCCCATCAACCACAAAACCTTGGAGAATCTCACTCCCAATACATTTTTGAACAAACCCGTCAAGAGAAGCCAGCGCTGTTCGTCGAACGAGTTCAAGAAAATCAGACCCATTACTTTTTTCAACAATCCCACGAAGAAAATGAGCAGGGAACTGGAACCCATTTCGTTTTTCAGCAAACCCACGAGGAGAATGCTGAAGAAAACGGAAGCCGCTTCCATTTTGAGCAAGGGCACGAGGAAAATGGAAACCGTTCGGATTTTGAGCAAACCAACGAGGAAAACGTTGAGGACGAAGAAGTACAGACCTTGGATGAAGTGTACAGTCAGCTCAAAGGGCGGGGTCATGTTGGCAGGTCAAAGCCAGATACTAAGCCGATCGCCGGTGATGTGCCGGCGAGGCTACCGACACAGATGAAGAAGTCAGCGAGTATGGAGTCTGCGTTTAAGCACTTGAAGGAGGAGGACATTGTGGAGGCTCGCCGTCCGGCGACTGTGCGAGAGACGGGTACCAAGTCGACTGAAGGTGACGACGGGTTTGATGCTAAATGTGATGTTTTCATCAACAATTTCAAGGAGCAGTTGATGTTGCAGAGGATGGCTTCTATCGTTGGGAACAAGGAGATGATTGGTAGAGGGAGTGGAAAGTAA
- the LOC113704955 gene encoding pentatricopeptide repeat-containing protein At4g35130, chloroplastic-like → MATALCFSCSSKPSTVTDKDFLPGRRKAGKIIENLDVGINVRSPISTGDSPNMTRGMKSSLEQRRRLLSCVDSGCFENALHVFEEITRPSTFIWNVLIRGLTDNGFYQEAIDLYYRMEWEGVGSDKYTFPFVIKACVGLFSLVDGQRIHSRVIKMGFDKDLYVCNSLVIMYSKLGCIEQSEKIFADMLVKDAVSWNSMISGYVASGDCLSSLTCFRDMQAARISCDRFSVISILGACSLYGCLLKGKEVHCQVIRRQLDSDPMIETSLIDMYGKCGLVEYSDRLFNRVSQRSVAVWNAIIGAYGLNDEPVRSFSCFERMLESDNLDPNAVTLINLLPSCARMRALVQGKSMHGFAIRKGMFPHVVLETALLDMYGKCGCLNLADSMFVQMKETNLISWNARIAAYVQSGNEKGALHVFQDMCSEHLHPDEITFVNILPAYAEIALPKEGQQIHANIIKLGFGSSIFICNALIYMYAKCGDIQAAQLVFNCIVYKDVISWNTIILAYGIHGFGEISVRLFSDMMAEGIKPNGSTFVSLLASCSICGMVDEGQNYFSSMKKEYNIDPGIEHYGCMVDLLGRSGNIDLAKHFIDEMPLVPTARIWGSLLSASRYHRNIELAELVADRILSLEHDNTGCYVLLSNMYAELRRWADVERIRCSMQSQGLRRTTACSLIEYNGKALQITNNDCSHAEASMIYDALDIISRKIGDDPHVCGVLKFKPPDLIRRRAHSTMYHSARLAICAGLLSTPVGTPVLVRKNVRICEDCHNAAKIISEMTDREIVVGDPKFYHRFSNGKCTCKDYW, encoded by the coding sequence ATGGCTACAGCCCTTTGTTTCAGTTGCTCTTCCAAGCCTAGTACTGTTACAGATAAGGATTTCTTGCCAGGAAGACGCAAAGCTGGAAAGATTATTGAAAACCTTGACGTTGGCATCAACGTGAGGAGTCCCATTTCAACCGGCGATTCCCCGAACATGACTAGAGGCATGAAATCCTCACTTGAACAACGTAGGAGATTACTGAGTTGTGTAGACTCGGGTTGTTTTGAAAATGCGCTCCATGTGTTTGAAGAAATCACTAGACCAAGCACGTTTATTTGGAATGTTTTGATAAGGGGATTAACAGATAACGGGTTCTATCAAGAAGCCATTGATTTGTATTACAGGATGGAGTGGGAAGGAGTTGGGTCAGATAAATACACTTTTCCTTTCGTAATTAAGGCGTGTGTTGGGTTATTTTCTTTGGTTGATGGACAGAGGATTCATTCCAGGGTAATTAAGATGGGGTTCGATAAAGATCTTTACGTTTGCAATTCCCTTGTTATTATGTATTCAAAGCTCGGCTGCATAGAGCAGTCCGAGAAAATATTTGCAGATATGCTGGTTAAAGACGCGGTATCTTGGAATTCTATGATCAGTGGGTATGTTGCATCGGGCGACTGTTTGAGCTCGTTGACTTGTTTCCGCGATATGCAGGCAGCACGGATAAGTTGTGACAGATTCTCTGTGATCAGCATTCTTGGTGCTTGTTCTCTTTATGGTTGTTTGTTGAAGGGAAAGGAAGTCCATTGCCAAGTAATCAGGAGACAACTGGATTCAGATCCCATGATCGAAACGTCACTTATTGACATGTATGGTAAATGTGGACTGGTAGAGTACTCTGACAGATTGTTTAATAGGGTCTCTCAAAGAAGTGTAGCTGTTTGGAATGCTATTATAGGAGCATATGGTCTTAATGATGAACCCGTAAGATCTTTTTCTTGCTTCGAGAGAATGCTAGAGAGTGACAATTTGGACCCTAATGCAGTGACATTGATAAACCTACTGCCATCCTGTGCAAGAATGAGAGCTCTCGTGCAGGGTAAGTCTATGCATGGTTTTGCCATTAGAAAAGGAATGTTTCCTCATGTAGTATTAGAGACTGCACTACTTGACATGTATGGGAAGTGTGGTTGCCTGAATTTAGCAGATTCTATGTTTGTTCAAATGAAGGAGACTAATCTGATATCATGGAATGCAAGAATCGCGGCCTACGTACAGAGTGGTAATGAAAAAGGAGCATTACATGTTTTCCAGGATATGTGCAGTGAACATCTTCACCCAGATGAGATCACATTTGTGAATATCCTACCTGCCTACGCTGAAATTGCCTTACCAAAGGAGGGCCAGCAAATACATGCTAACATCATAAAGTTGGGATTTGGTTCAAGTATTTTCATTTGTAATGCCTTGATTTACATGTATGCAAAATGTGGTGATATCCAGGCTGCACAGCTTGTTTTTAACTGCATAGTGTATAAGGATGTCATTTCCTGGAACACGATCATTCTGGCCTATGGTATTCATGGATTTGGAGAAATTTCAGTTCGATTATTCTCTGATATGATGGCAGAGGGCATCAAACCCAATGGGAGCACATTTGTTTCACTTCTAGCATCTTGCAGTATTTGTGGCATGGTGGATGAAGGCCAGAATTATTTTAGTTCAATGAAAAAAGAGTATAATATTGATCCTGGAATAGAGCACTATGGATGTATGGTAGATCTTCTAGGACGCAGTGGTAACATTGACCTAGCCAAACATTTTATAGATGAAATGCCATTGGTCCCAACTGCAAGGATATGGGGATCTCTTCTGTCTGCAAGTCGATACCACAGAAACATAGAACTTGCTGAACTTGTCGCAGACCGTATTTTGTCATTGGAACACGATAATACTGGCTGTTACGTGTTGCTTTCTAACATGTATGCTGAACTAAGGAGATGGGCAGATGTAGAGCGCATAAGATGTTCCATGCAGAGCCAAGGGTTAAGGAGGACCACTGCATGCAGTTTGATCGAGTATAATGGGAAAGCTCTCCAAATCACCAATAATGATTGTTCGCATGCTGAGGCCAGCATGATTTATGACGCATTAGATATCATTTCAAGAAAGATAGGTGATGACCCGCATGTTTGTGGAGTGTTGAAGTTCAAGCCACCGGATCTAATCAGAAGAAGAGCACATTCTACAATGTACCACAGCGCAAGGTTGGCAATTTGTGCTGGTTTACTATCCACACCGGTAGGAACTCCCGTTCTTGTTAGGAAAAACGTTAGGATCTGTGAAGATTGCCATAATGCTGCAAAAATAATTTCAGAAATGACAGACAGGGAGATAGTGGTGGGGGATCCAAAATTCTATCACCGCTTTAGTAACGGGAAATGCACTTGTAAAGATTATTGGTAG